One window of the Thamnophis elegans isolate rThaEle1 chromosome 6, rThaEle1.pri, whole genome shotgun sequence genome contains the following:
- the OLIG2 gene encoding oligodendrocyte transcription factor 2, with protein MDSDASLVSSRPSSPEPDELFVSARSKSGGGFSAGGAVSSSTPSDSPAELSAELRSAMSAAGVVVVDKLAFKSPSSSSSSSSSSSSSASKKDKKQMTEPELQQLRLKINSRERKRMHDLNIAMDGLREVMPYAHGPSVRKLSKIATLLLARNYILMLTNSLEEMKRLLSEIYGGHHATGFHPAAAACSGSLVGHAAPLPTHPASHAVHHPILPPAAVSSASLPGSAGLSAVSSIRPSHGLLKSPPSAAAAAAAAAAAAAAAAAPLSSGFQHWGGMPCPCSMCQVPAPSHHHVSGLNAPNLPRLTGDAK; from the coding sequence ATGGACTCGGACGCGAGCCTGGTGTCGAGCCGCCCTTCGTCTCCGGAGCCCGATGAGCTCTTCGTGTCGGCCAGGAGCAAGAGCGGCGGGGGCTTCTCGGCGGGCGGCGCCGTATCCAGTTCGACTCCCAGCGATTCCCCCGCCGAGCTCAGCGCAGAGCTGCGCAGCGCCATGAGTGCcgccggggtggtggtggtagacaAGCTGGCCTTCAAGTCGCCCTCGTCTTcctcgtcctcctcttcctcttcctcgtcCTCGGCGTCCAAGAAGGACAAAAAGCAAATGACGGAGCCGGAGCTGCAGCAGCTGCGCCTGAAGATCAACAGCCGGGAGCGCAAGCGGATGCACGACCTCAACATCGCCATGGACGGGCTGCGGGAGGTCATGCCCTACGCGCACGGCCCTTCGGTGCGCAAGCTCTCCAAGATCGCCACTCTCCTGCTGGCCCGCAACTACATCCTGATGCTCACCAACTCACTGGAGGAGATGAAGCGCCTGCTCAGCGAGATCTACGGCGGCCACCACGCCACAGGCTTTCACCCTGCCGCCGCCGCTTGCTCGGGGAGCCTGGTGGGCCACGCCGCGCCTCTGCCCACTCACCCGGCTTCCCACGCCGTGCACCACCCCATCTTGCCCCCCGCCGCCGTCTCCAGCGCTTCCCTGCCAGGCTCCGCGGGGCTGTCAGCCGTCAGCTCCATCCGACCCTCGCATGGCTTGCTCAAGTCTCCGCCAAGCGCTGCGGCCGCCGCCgcagctgccgccgccgctgccgccgccgccgcggctCCTCTAAGCAGCGGCTTCCAGCACTGGGGCGGGATGCCGTGTCCCTGCAGCATGTGCCAGGTGCCGGCCCCGTCGCACCACCACGTCTCCGGGCTGAACGCGCCCAACCTGCCCAGATTGACCGGCGACGCCAAATAA